In one Pseudomonadota bacterium genomic region, the following are encoded:
- a CDS encoding SDR family oxidoreductase: protein MRALVTGAGARLGQAMAIYLAGRGFDVAVHYASSSAGAEKTVAGVEAAGQRGVTLKADLLDDTETQALLSAAREALGGDITCLVNNASIFEYDTLETATRESWDRHIGSNLRAPFLLTQAVAAQGTPVDTDGEPKASGLVVNMIDQRVRKLTPEFMTYTIAKMGLWAFTQTAAQALAPRIRVNAIGPGPTLQGGRQSAEHFAKQRAATVLGRGAHPADINAALGYFLDAPAITGQLLCVDGGQHLTWQTPDVLGVE, encoded by the coding sequence ATGCGGGCGCTGGTGACAGGGGCTGGCGCGCGGCTGGGTCAGGCCATGGCGATCTATCTCGCTGGGCGCGGCTTCGACGTGGCCGTGCATTACGCCTCGTCCTCAGCCGGGGCGGAGAAGACCGTGGCGGGCGTCGAAGCCGCTGGTCAGCGCGGCGTGACGCTCAAGGCCGATCTCCTCGATGACACGGAGACGCAGGCGCTCCTGTCCGCGGCGCGAGAGGCGCTGGGCGGAGACATCACCTGCCTCGTCAACAATGCCTCGATCTTCGAGTACGACACGCTCGAGACGGCCACGCGCGAAAGCTGGGACAGGCATATCGGCTCGAACCTGCGCGCGCCCTTTCTCCTGACGCAGGCCGTGGCGGCGCAGGGCACGCCCGTGGACACGGACGGAGAGCCCAAGGCCTCGGGCCTCGTCGTCAACATGATCGACCAGCGGGTGCGCAAGCTCACGCCGGAATTCATGACCTACACCATCGCCAAGATGGGGCTCTGGGCTTTCACGCAGACGGCCGCGCAGGCGCTCGCGCCCCGCATCCGCGTCAATGCGATCGGTCCGGGCCCCACGCTCCAGGGCGGCCGCCAGAGCGCGGAACACTTCGCCAAGCAGCGGGCCGCCACGGTGCTCGGGCGCGGCGCGCACCCCGCGGATATCAACGCGGCGCTCGGTTACTTTCTCGACGCGCCGGCGATCACTGGACAGTTGCTTTGCGTGGACGGGGGGCAGCACTTGACGTGGCAGACTCCGGACGTTTTGGGGGTTGAATAA
- a CDS encoding calcium/sodium antiporter — translation MILDWVYVALGLVILLLAGDVLVKGAVNLALRLGIPALIVSLTIVAFGTSAPELLISVNALLDDQPGLAIGNVVGSNTANILLVLGLPALVFTMSTADCDTRKSYVHMILGSLLFIGIAYAAPLTWWHGLILLGALSLVLFDQFLDAKKARMADSGPSGAEEDLEGVDPELPGWRIALFLALGIVGLPLGADLLVDGASSIARAFGMSDAHIGLTLVAIGTSLPELATTMVAAYRRQADVALGNVIGSNLFNLLAIVGVTALVAPIEVARQFFVIDFWTMLAASIVLAPFVFFKWGLGRLWGAAFMAAYILYIFTVLG, via the coding sequence ATGATCCTCGATTGGGTCTATGTGGCGCTCGGGCTCGTGATCCTGCTTCTGGCGGGGGACGTGCTGGTGAAGGGTGCGGTGAACCTCGCGCTCCGCCTCGGGATCCCCGCGCTCATCGTGTCGCTGACGATCGTGGCCTTTGGCACGTCGGCGCCCGAGCTCCTGATCTCGGTCAACGCGCTGCTCGACGATCAGCCCGGGCTCGCCATCGGCAACGTGGTGGGCTCGAACACGGCCAATATCCTGCTCGTGCTCGGTCTGCCCGCGCTCGTCTTCACGATGTCCACGGCCGATTGCGACACGCGCAAGAGCTACGTTCACATGATTCTCGGCTCGCTCCTTTTCATCGGCATCGCCTACGCCGCGCCGCTCACATGGTGGCACGGGCTCATCCTGCTCGGCGCGCTCAGCCTCGTGCTCTTCGACCAGTTTCTCGACGCCAAGAAAGCACGGATGGCCGACTCCGGCCCGTCCGGGGCGGAGGAGGATCTCGAGGGCGTGGATCCCGAGCTTCCGGGCTGGCGGATCGCGCTCTTTCTCGCGTTGGGGATCGTGGGGCTCCCGCTGGGTGCAGATCTCCTCGTGGACGGCGCCTCGAGCATCGCGAGGGCCTTCGGCATGTCGGATGCCCATATCGGGCTCACGCTCGTGGCCATCGGCACCTCGCTGCCCGAGCTCGCCACCACCATGGTCGCCGCCTATCGCCGGCAGGCGGATGTGGCGCTGGGCAATGTCATCGGGTCCAACCTCTTCAACCTTCTGGCCATCGTGGGCGTCACGGCGCTCGTGGCGCCAATAGAGGTGGCGCGGCAGTTTTTCGTCATCGACTTCTGGACGATGCTCGCAGCCTCCATCGTGCTCGCGCCCTTCGTCTTCTTCAAATGGGGGCTGGGGCGGCTCTGGGGCGCGGCGTTCATGGCCGCCTACATCCTCTACATCTTCACGGTGCTCGGCTGA
- a CDS encoding S49 family peptidase, which produces MKRYIPFMKNDPEVAVVRLDGLIAAGRGLNDNGIGPVLEKAFSGKRAAVALVINSPGGSPVQSALIGARIRRLAEEKETPVYAFVEDVAASGGYWLAAAADEIFVDESSVIGSIGVISAGFGFPEALERYGVERRVYTAGKSKSMNDPFRPTKDEDVARLKVLLDDIHQTFIDHVSHRRGAKLAEDDRLFTGEIWVGRKGVDVGLADAVGHITPVLRERFGKKVKFRRYGQRKPLLSRLGARVLGDLSHGVEERAAYAQFGL; this is translated from the coding sequence ATGAAAAGATACATCCCCTTCATGAAGAACGACCCGGAGGTCGCTGTCGTGCGGCTCGACGGGCTGATCGCCGCGGGGCGCGGGCTCAATGACAACGGCATCGGGCCGGTGCTGGAAAAGGCCTTCTCGGGCAAACGGGCGGCGGTAGCGCTGGTGATCAACTCTCCCGGCGGCAGCCCCGTGCAGAGCGCGCTCATCGGCGCGCGGATCCGGCGGCTGGCGGAGGAGAAGGAAACCCCGGTCTATGCCTTCGTAGAGGATGTGGCGGCCTCGGGCGGCTACTGGCTGGCCGCGGCGGCCGACGAGATCTTCGTCGACGAAAGCTCCGTCATCGGCTCCATCGGGGTCATCTCCGCGGGCTTCGGCTTCCCCGAGGCGCTGGAGCGCTACGGGGTGGAGCGCCGTGTGTATACCGCGGGCAAATCGAAGAGCATGAACGACCCGTTCCGCCCCACGAAGGACGAGGACGTGGCGCGGCTCAAAGTGCTGCTCGACGACATCCACCAGACCTTCATCGATCACGTGAGCCATCGCCGCGGTGCGAAGCTCGCCGAGGATGACCGGCTCTTCACCGGGGAGATCTGGGTGGGCCGGAAGGGCGTGGACGTGGGCCTCGCAGATGCCGTGGGCCATATCACGCCTGTCCTGCGGGAGCGCTTTGGCAAGAAGGTGAAGTTCCGCCGCTACGGCCAGCGGAAGCCGCTCTTGAGCCGCCTGGGCGCGCGCGTCCTCGGCGATCTCAGCCACGGGGTCGAGGAGCGGGCGGCCTACGCCCAGTTCGGCCTCTGA